Proteins found in one Zea mays cultivar B73 chromosome 1, Zm-B73-REFERENCE-NAM-5.0, whole genome shotgun sequence genomic segment:
- the LOC100279249 gene encoding alanine--glyoxylate aminotransferase 2 homolog 3, mitochondrial isoform X1, translated as MMMQLGARSLVRRFSRLAAAGAPAETTSAGVPRMPAFDHVPLPYDGPSAADIARKRAEYLSPSLFHFYSKPVRRSVDGSNARRIHIDRCVCERVPRSLRAEVTVCIVACVLQLNIVEGKRQYLYDEHGRRYLDAFAGIATVCCGHCHPDVVDAITRQAKRLQHSTVLYLNHVIADFAEALASKLPGDLKVVFFTNSGTEANELAILMARLYTGSHDIISLRNSYHGNAAGTMGATAQKNWKFNVIQSGVHHAVNPDPYRGAFGSDAEKYVRDVQEIIEFGTTGQVAGFISEAIQGVGGIVEVSPGYLPLAYDKVRKAGGLCIADEVQAGFARVGSHFWGFETHGVVPDIVTMAKGIGNGIPLGAVVTTPEVAQVLTRRCYFNTFGGNPLCTAGGLAVLEVLEKERLQENAFVVGSYLKDRLRGLQEKHEIIGDVRGTGFMLGIELVTDRQLKTPAKDEICHAMEHMKDMGVLVGKGGFYGNVFRITPPLCFTKEDAGTLVIYIGGVCL; from the exons ATGATGATGCAGTTGGGGGCCAGGAGTTTGGTGAGGAGGTTCTCCCGTCTCGCCGCGGCGGGGGCCCCGGCCGAGACGACGTCGGCTGGCGTGCCGCGAATGCCGGCGTTCGACCACGTCCCGCTGCCCTACgacgggccgagcgccgccgacaTCGCCCGCAAGCGCGCCGAGTACCTCAGCCCGTCCCTCTTCCACTTCTACTCCAAGCCTGTACGTCGGTCGGTCGATGGATCGAATGCACGGCGCATACACATAGATAGATGCGTCTGCGAACGGGTTCCTCGATCTCTGCGTGCAGAGGTAACCGTTTGCATTGTTGCGTGTGTGCTGCAGCTGAACATCGTGGAGGGCAAGAGGCAGTACTTGTACGACGAGCACGGCCGGCGCTACCTGGACGCGTTCGCCGGCATCGCCACCGTGTGCTGCGGCCACTGCCACCCCGACGTCGTGGACGCGATCACCAGGCAGGCCAAGCGCCTGCAGCACTCCACCGTGCTCTACCTCAACCACGTCATCGCCGATTTCGCCGAGGCGCTGGCATCCAAGCTGCCCGGCGACCTCAAG gtcGTCTTCTTCACCAACTCCGGCACGGAGGCGAACGAGCTGGCCATCCTGATGGCGCGGCTGTACACCGGCTCCCACGACATCATCTCCCTCCGCAACTCGTACCACGGCAACGCGGCCGGGACCATGGGAGCCACCGCGCAGAAGAACTGGAAGTTCAACGTCATCCAG AGTGGCGTGCACCACGCGGTGAACCCGGACCCCTACAGAGGCGCCTTCGGCTCCGACGCCGAGAAGTACGTGCGGGACGTGCAGGAGATCATCGAGTTCGGCACCACCGGCCAGGTCGCCGGCTTCATATCCGAGGCCATCCAG GGCGTGGGCGGAATCGTGGAGGTGTCGCCGGGCTACCTGCCGCTGGCGTACGACAAGGTCCGGAAGGCCGGCGGGCTCTGCATCGCCGACGAGGTCCAGGCGGGTTTCGCCCGCGTCGGCAGCCACTTCTGGGGCTTCGAGACCCACGGCGTCGTCCCCGACATAGTGACCATGGCAAAG GGCATCGGCAACGGCATCCCGCTGGGCGCCGTGGTGACGACGCCGGAGGTCGCGCAGGTGCTGACCCGGCGCTGCTACTTCAACACGTTCGGCGGCAACCCGCTGTGCACCGCCGGCGGGCTCGCCGTCCTCGAGGTGCTCGAGAAGGAGAGGCTCCAGGAGAACGCCTTCGTCGTCGGCTCCTACCTCAAGGACCGCCTCCGCGGTCTCCAGGAGAAGCACGAGA TCATCGGCGACGTGAGGGGAACGGGTTTCATGCTCGGCATCGAGCTGGTCACCGATCGGCAGCTCAAGACGCCGGCGAAAGATGAGATCTGCCACGCCATGGAACACATGAAAG ATATGGGCGTCTTGGTCGGCAAAGGCGGGTTCTATGGGAACGTCTTCAGGATCACTCCCCCTCTATGCTTCACCAAGGAAGATGCTGGTACGTTAGTAATATATATAGGAGGTGTTTGTTTGTGA
- the LOC100279249 gene encoding Alanine--glyoxylate aminotransferase 2 homolog 3, mitochondrial produces MMMQLGARSLVRRFSRLAAAGAPAETTSAGVPRMPAFDHVPLPYDGPSAADIARKRAEYLSPSLFHFYSKPLNIVEGKRQYLYDEHGRRYLDAFAGIATVCCGHCHPDVVDAITRQAKRLQHSTVLYLNHVIADFAEALASKLPGDLKVVFFTNSGTEANELAILMARLYTGSHDIISLRNSYHGNAAGTMGATAQKNWKFNVIQSGVHHAVNPDPYRGAFGSDAEKYVRDVQEIIEFGTTGQVAGFISEAIQGVGGIVEVSPGYLPLAYDKVRKAGGLCIADEVQAGFARVGSHFWGFETHGVVPDIVTMAKGIGNGIPLGAVVTTPEVAQVLTRRCYFNTFGGNPLCTAGGLAVLEVLEKERLQENAFVVGSYLKDRLRGLQEKHEIIGDVRGTGFMLGIELVTDRQLKTPAKDEICHAMEHMKDMGVLVGKGGFYGNVFRITPPLCFTKEDADFFVEVMDIALSKL; encoded by the exons ATGATGATGCAGTTGGGGGCCAGGAGTTTGGTGAGGAGGTTCTCCCGTCTCGCCGCGGCGGGGGCCCCGGCCGAGACGACGTCGGCTGGCGTGCCGCGAATGCCGGCGTTCGACCACGTCCCGCTGCCCTACgacgggccgagcgccgccgacaTCGCCCGCAAGCGCGCCGAGTACCTCAGCCCGTCCCTCTTCCACTTCTACTCCAAGCCT CTGAACATCGTGGAGGGCAAGAGGCAGTACTTGTACGACGAGCACGGCCGGCGCTACCTGGACGCGTTCGCCGGCATCGCCACCGTGTGCTGCGGCCACTGCCACCCCGACGTCGTGGACGCGATCACCAGGCAGGCCAAGCGCCTGCAGCACTCCACCGTGCTCTACCTCAACCACGTCATCGCCGATTTCGCCGAGGCGCTGGCATCCAAGCTGCCCGGCGACCTCAAG gtcGTCTTCTTCACCAACTCCGGCACGGAGGCGAACGAGCTGGCCATCCTGATGGCGCGGCTGTACACCGGCTCCCACGACATCATCTCCCTCCGCAACTCGTACCACGGCAACGCGGCCGGGACCATGGGAGCCACCGCGCAGAAGAACTGGAAGTTCAACGTCATCCAG AGTGGCGTGCACCACGCGGTGAACCCGGACCCCTACAGAGGCGCCTTCGGCTCCGACGCCGAGAAGTACGTGCGGGACGTGCAGGAGATCATCGAGTTCGGCACCACCGGCCAGGTCGCCGGCTTCATATCCGAGGCCATCCAG GGCGTGGGCGGAATCGTGGAGGTGTCGCCGGGCTACCTGCCGCTGGCGTACGACAAGGTCCGGAAGGCCGGCGGGCTCTGCATCGCCGACGAGGTCCAGGCGGGTTTCGCCCGCGTCGGCAGCCACTTCTGGGGCTTCGAGACCCACGGCGTCGTCCCCGACATAGTGACCATGGCAAAG GGCATCGGCAACGGCATCCCGCTGGGCGCCGTGGTGACGACGCCGGAGGTCGCGCAGGTGCTGACCCGGCGCTGCTACTTCAACACGTTCGGCGGCAACCCGCTGTGCACCGCCGGCGGGCTCGCCGTCCTCGAGGTGCTCGAGAAGGAGAGGCTCCAGGAGAACGCCTTCGTCGTCGGCTCCTACCTCAAGGACCGCCTCCGCGGTCTCCAGGAGAAGCACGAGA TCATCGGCGACGTGAGGGGAACGGGTTTCATGCTCGGCATCGAGCTGGTCACCGATCGGCAGCTCAAGACGCCGGCGAAAGATGAGATCTGCCACGCCATGGAACACATGAAAG ATATGGGCGTCTTGGTCGGCAAAGGCGGGTTCTATGGGAACGTCTTCAGGATCACTCCCCCTCTATGCTTCACCAAGGAAGATGCTG ATTTCTTCGTCGAGGTGATGGACATTGCGCTGTCGAAGCTCTGA